One genomic window of Candidatus Nitrospira inopinata includes the following:
- a CDS encoding alpha/beta fold hydrolase: protein MKPTELVLLPGLDGTDVFFRPLLAALPEWIKPMVVQFPTVGANDYPELLELVRRVLAGKSDYYVLGWSFAGPLALMLAEAEPNNVRGVILASTFVRPPRRVFARLRWAAVTPTVWMIRAGKRLPVWLLRNPTDRLRRDKTETWKRVGTGMIAARIRTVLNVDARERLRACSHPVLCLAGADDGVVPRHNVEEIAGLQPSAAVRLIEGDHFAIYTNPKAAVEAIIEFIIMGGRGR, encoded by the coding sequence ATGAAGCCGACCGAGCTTGTGCTGTTGCCCGGGCTCGACGGGACGGACGTCTTTTTCAGGCCGTTGCTCGCGGCGCTGCCGGAGTGGATCAAGCCGATGGTCGTGCAGTTTCCGACGGTCGGGGCGAACGATTATCCGGAATTGCTTGAGCTGGTTCGTCGCGTGTTGGCTGGCAAATCCGACTACTACGTGCTGGGGTGGTCCTTCGCGGGACCGCTCGCGCTGATGTTGGCCGAGGCCGAACCGAACAACGTGCGGGGCGTGATTCTGGCCTCCACGTTCGTGCGTCCGCCCCGTCGGGTCTTCGCGCGCCTCCGATGGGCCGCCGTGACGCCGACGGTGTGGATGATCCGGGCCGGCAAAAGGCTTCCGGTCTGGCTGCTCCGAAACCCGACCGACCGGCTCAGGCGGGATAAGACCGAAACGTGGAAACGCGTCGGTACCGGGATGATCGCGGCGCGGATCAGGACGGTGCTCAACGTCGACGCGCGGGAGCGTTTGCGCGCCTGTTCACATCCCGTTCTTTGCTTGGCCGGCGCCGACGACGGGGTCGTGCCCCGCCATAACGTCGAAGAAATCGCCGGCCTGCAACCGTCCGCCGCCGTTCGTCTCATCGAAGGGGATCATTTTGCGATCTATACGAATCCGAAAGCCGCGGTGGAGGCGATCATCGAGTTTATTATTATGGGGGGGCGAGGACGATGA
- a CDS encoding tetratricopeptide repeat protein yields MAWVLIGCAALWLGIGSDPVSAQRNEMPPGYPRTLEGQLQALLNRMKEGNPSPELLVQLSSTYFDLADDWLKDDAQRIEAYESGAQAAKRAIVLNDSDADAHFFYAVNLGSAALLKSVVNVVMVVNEVKRAVSRAIELDAKHAPALQMMGGLLIELPWFLGGDEKKAQAYLERAIAADGNYTKARILVARLYRKQGRIDDARAQLEAVLRADRPRYRYTWERTYKPEAERLLKEMSVH; encoded by the coding sequence ATGGCATGGGTCCTCATCGGTTGCGCGGCGCTGTGGCTCGGGATCGGAAGCGACCCCGTCTCGGCTCAGCGCAACGAGATGCCGCCCGGCTATCCGAGGACGTTGGAAGGTCAATTGCAGGCGTTGCTCAACCGAATGAAGGAGGGAAACCCGTCGCCGGAGCTGTTGGTGCAACTGTCCTCGACCTATTTCGACCTTGCGGACGACTGGTTGAAGGACGACGCGCAGCGGATCGAGGCCTATGAGTCCGGCGCGCAGGCGGCGAAGCGGGCGATCGTATTGAACGATTCCGACGCCGACGCCCATTTTTTCTACGCCGTCAACCTCGGCAGCGCGGCGTTGCTCAAGAGCGTCGTCAACGTGGTGATGGTGGTCAACGAAGTGAAGCGCGCCGTGTCGCGGGCGATCGAGCTGGATGCGAAGCACGCTCCGGCCCTTCAAATGATGGGCGGCCTCTTGATCGAGTTGCCGTGGTTTCTGGGAGGCGATGAGAAGAAAGCGCAGGCCTACTTGGAACGGGCCATCGCGGCGGACGGCAACTACACCAAGGCGCGTATCCTGGTCGCCAGGCTTTACCGAAAGCAAGGCAGGATCGACGACGCCAGGGCGCAACTGGAAGCCGTGCTGCGCGCCGATCGTCCCCGCTACCGCTACACGTGGGAACGGACATACAAGCCGGAGGCCGAGCGCCTGCTGAAAGAAATGTCCGTTCATTAG
- a CDS encoding TRAP transporter TatT component family protein, producing MRVDGDARSGGALRQRRCSLLVGLLVVAVLGGCSVKRLMADSVGEALSGDSDVYASEEDPDLAREAIPFGLKTLESLLAISPDHRGMLLSAAKGFATYAYLLQDEADRLEAADLDRSRLLRARSKKLYLRGRDYAFRGLNLAHPRFEERLRRDHFSTLAETEKDDVPFLYWAGASWGGALSAGPDDLAMVSDAPLLGALVRRVVDLHERYEAGAAHEFLVSYEASRPGGSAASAREHFYRALALTDAPRASLFLALAESLSVKEQNLDEFKDLLSKALAVDPDRQPNERLINMVARRRARWLSARISELFLDADHEERIP from the coding sequence ATGCGGGTGGATGGTGACGCCAGGTCGGGCGGCGCTCTTCGGCAACGGCGGTGTTCCCTGCTCGTCGGTTTGCTCGTCGTGGCCGTGCTCGGCGGGTGTTCCGTCAAGCGTCTGATGGCCGACTCGGTTGGAGAGGCGCTGTCCGGGGATTCCGACGTGTATGCGTCGGAGGAGGACCCGGACCTCGCCCGTGAGGCGATCCCCTTCGGCCTCAAGACGTTGGAAAGCCTTCTGGCGATTTCCCCCGATCATCGAGGGATGCTTTTGTCGGCCGCGAAGGGCTTTGCCACCTATGCCTACCTGCTTCAGGATGAGGCCGACAGGCTGGAGGCGGCCGATTTGGACCGGTCTCGGCTCCTGCGCGCCCGCTCCAAAAAGCTCTATCTGCGGGGTCGTGATTATGCGTTCAGGGGATTGAATCTGGCTCACCCTCGGTTCGAAGAACGACTGCGGCGCGATCACTTTTCCACGCTGGCCGAAACCGAGAAAGACGACGTTCCTTTTCTCTATTGGGCCGGTGCGTCCTGGGGAGGGGCCCTTTCCGCCGGGCCGGACGATCTCGCCATGGTCTCCGACGCGCCGCTGCTCGGCGCTCTGGTGCGCCGGGTCGTTGATCTGCACGAACGGTACGAAGCGGGCGCGGCGCACGAATTTCTCGTGTCCTACGAAGCGAGCCGCCCGGGAGGGAGCGCCGCGTCGGCGCGGGAGCATTTTTACCGGGCGCTGGCTCTCACGGACGCTCCCCGCGCGTCCTTGTTCCTGGCCCTGGCGGAAAGTCTTTCCGTGAAAGAACAAAATCTTGATGAATTCAAGGATCTCCTGTCGAAGGCCTTGGCCGTCGATCCGGATCGGCAACCGAACGAGCGGTTGATCAACATGGTCGCTCGGCGGAGGGCCCGGTGGCTGTCGGCGCGGATCTCGGAGCTGTTTCTCGACGCGGACCATGAGGAAAGGATTCCATGA
- a CDS encoding TRAP transporter substrate-binding protein, whose product MRHIVFAGFVVATILLGCRTALAETIKLGTLAPKNSPYYDILRDLGDSWAKISNGAVHLRIYADGVAGDDPDMVRKMRIGQLDAALVAGSGLYEIAPETKAIQLPAMFRDDDEWDFVRTRIAPKLEQIYASKGFRVLLWGDAGWVYLFTQKPVVHPDDLKPLRLFVWAGDQDNLQAWKNMGYRAVPLAVNELHSALHSGMVNAYLTTPLAALSFQWFALSKEMTDVRLVPLVGALVIAEKKWQAIPAEVRERLIEASREAGTRFLREMRKHSGEAVQVMQRHGLTVHAVPPDALAEWAKRFRANYPTIMGHNVPPELVAEVERLRDEYRASTAVR is encoded by the coding sequence ATGAGGCACATCGTGTTTGCCGGTTTCGTCGTTGCGACGATTCTCCTTGGTTGCCGGACGGCTTTGGCCGAGACAATCAAACTTGGGACCTTGGCGCCCAAGAATTCACCCTACTACGACATCCTTCGGGACTTGGGGGACAGTTGGGCGAAGATCTCGAACGGGGCCGTTCACTTGCGGATCTATGCCGACGGCGTGGCCGGCGATGATCCCGACATGGTCCGCAAGATGCGGATCGGCCAGCTCGACGCCGCTCTCGTGGCCGGATCGGGGCTCTATGAAATCGCTCCCGAGACCAAGGCGATCCAACTGCCTGCGATGTTCCGCGACGACGACGAGTGGGATTTCGTGCGGACGCGAATCGCTCCCAAGTTGGAACAGATCTATGCGTCGAAGGGATTCCGGGTACTCCTCTGGGGAGACGCCGGGTGGGTCTATCTGTTCACCCAAAAACCCGTGGTGCATCCGGATGATCTGAAACCGCTCCGGCTCTTCGTCTGGGCTGGCGATCAGGACAACTTGCAGGCCTGGAAAAACATGGGATACCGCGCGGTGCCGCTCGCCGTGAACGAGCTCCATTCCGCGCTCCATTCGGGCATGGTCAACGCCTATCTCACGACGCCGCTGGCCGCGCTGTCCTTCCAATGGTTCGCGTTGAGCAAGGAAATGACCGACGTCAGGCTGGTTCCGCTGGTCGGCGCCCTCGTGATCGCGGAAAAAAAATGGCAGGCGATTCCCGCGGAAGTGAGAGAGCGTCTGATTGAAGCCTCGCGCGAAGCCGGAACGCGGTTTCTTCGGGAGATGAGGAAACACAGCGGCGAGGCCGTCCAGGTCATGCAGCGACACGGACTCACCGTCCACGCTGTGCCGCCCGACGCGCTGGCCGAATGGGCCAAACGGTTCCGAGCCAATTATCCCACCATCATGGGCCACAATGTCCCGCCCGAGCTGGTCGCCGAAGTGGAACGACTTCGCGATGAGTACCGAGCTTCGACCGCCGTCCGGTAG
- a CDS encoding TRAP transporter large permease, whose protein sequence is MSTELRPPSGSEPIGDVHAHGAVMVSPSRDGMEAAEPRLRRGGMTFFDPVLNLARRFENSLAGLALILMAGLPVVEILLRLSLNTGIPASAGYVQNLTLWVGFIGAMLAARDEGHLTFLLGREIVLPAVRAYSAAFTALVSTAVAASLSWASLEFVRADLQSPVVGEWLPTWAVEAVLPLSFAVMAVRFAMKPEAIRDRFIALLGIPAAAGIGWLLPAGTPEVLWVGLFALLFAAVLGAPIFIILGGVTLLLLRMEGTTAAAIPVETYRLVVSPSIPAIPLFTLAGYVLAEGGASRRLVRVFRAWFGWLPGGLAVVVTSLCAFLTTFTGASGVTILAVGGLLLPVLVDSGYRRGFGIGLLTGTGSIGLLFPPSLAVILYGVVAHVSILDLFKAGVLPGLLLVTAVSVLGVREAWRNPQSRVPFAMREALAALWEAKWELMTPVLVLGSLFGGYGTLIETAAMTAVYTLAVEVMIHRELTVLRDVPAVLVKCLTLLGGVFAILGVALGLANYLVDAEVPMNAADWFQRHVDSRLVFLMALNLFLIIVGCLLDIFSAITIVVPLIQPISQAFGVDPLHLAMIFLLNMQLGYLTPPVGLDLFFASYRFGAPLGEVFRHTFPFFLAMLIVLLLVTYVPWLALALV, encoded by the coding sequence ATGAGTACCGAGCTTCGACCGCCGTCCGGTAGCGAGCCGATTGGAGACGTTCATGCCCACGGCGCCGTCATGGTCTCTCCCTCTCGAGACGGAATGGAGGCGGCGGAGCCTCGCCTCCGGCGGGGCGGCATGACGTTCTTTGACCCGGTGCTCAACCTGGCTCGCCGGTTTGAGAACAGCCTGGCCGGGCTTGCGTTGATCCTGATGGCCGGGCTGCCCGTCGTCGAGATTCTGCTCCGGCTGTCGCTGAATACCGGGATTCCCGCTTCCGCCGGTTACGTTCAGAACCTCACATTATGGGTCGGGTTCATCGGCGCCATGCTGGCGGCGAGAGACGAGGGCCACCTGACCTTTCTGCTCGGCCGAGAGATCGTCCTGCCGGCCGTCCGCGCCTATTCCGCGGCGTTCACCGCGCTGGTGTCCACGGCCGTCGCGGCGAGCCTGAGCTGGGCGTCCCTTGAGTTCGTGCGAGCCGATCTCCAATCGCCCGTCGTCGGCGAGTGGTTGCCGACGTGGGCGGTAGAAGCGGTGCTTCCTCTGAGTTTCGCTGTGATGGCGGTTCGCTTCGCCATGAAGCCGGAGGCGATCCGTGATCGGTTCATCGCCCTGCTCGGGATTCCCGCAGCGGCGGGCATCGGATGGCTCCTGCCGGCGGGCACGCCAGAGGTCCTGTGGGTCGGGCTTTTTGCGTTGTTGTTCGCGGCGGTCCTTGGGGCGCCCATTTTCATCATCCTCGGCGGGGTGACGCTGCTGCTTTTGCGGATGGAAGGGACGACCGCCGCGGCCATTCCCGTGGAAACCTACCGCCTCGTGGTCTCTCCCTCGATTCCGGCGATCCCCCTCTTCACGCTGGCCGGCTACGTTCTGGCGGAGGGGGGAGCCAGTCGCCGTCTGGTTCGGGTCTTTCGCGCCTGGTTCGGCTGGTTGCCGGGCGGGCTGGCGGTCGTCGTGACGTCGCTCTGCGCGTTTCTGACCACCTTCACCGGGGCGTCGGGGGTCACGATCCTCGCGGTCGGGGGGCTGTTGCTTCCCGTCTTGGTCGACAGCGGGTATCGCCGGGGCTTTGGGATCGGATTGCTGACCGGCACGGGTTCGATCGGGCTTCTGTTTCCGCCGAGCCTTGCGGTCATTCTCTACGGTGTCGTGGCTCACGTGTCCATATTGGATCTGTTCAAGGCGGGCGTCTTGCCCGGGCTTCTGTTGGTGACCGCGGTCAGTGTGTTGGGAGTCCGTGAGGCGTGGCGGAACCCTCAATCTCGGGTTCCCTTCGCGATGCGGGAGGCTCTGGCGGCCCTGTGGGAAGCCAAATGGGAGCTGATGACGCCCGTTCTCGTGCTCGGCAGTTTGTTCGGCGGCTATGGCACGCTGATCGAGACGGCGGCGATGACGGCCGTGTACACCCTTGCGGTCGAGGTGATGATCCATCGGGAGCTCACCGTTCTGAGAGACGTGCCCGCCGTCTTGGTCAAGTGCCTGACGCTCTTGGGCGGCGTCTTCGCCATCCTCGGGGTGGCGTTGGGACTCGCCAATTATCTCGTCGATGCGGAAGTGCCCATGAACGCGGCGGACTGGTTTCAACGCCACGTCGACTCGAGGCTCGTCTTTCTGATGGCGCTGAATCTCTTTCTTATCATCGTCGGCTGCCTGTTGGACATCTTCTCGGCCATCACGATCGTCGTGCCGCTGATCCAGCCCATCAGCCAGGCCTTCGGCGTCGATCCGCTGCATCTTGCCATGATCTTTTTGCTGAACATGCAATTGGGGTATTTGACGCCTCCGGTCGGCCTCGATTTGTTTTTTGCCTCGTACCGGTTCGGCGCGCCGCTCGGCGAGGTGTTTCGGCACACCTTTCCGTTTTTTCTCGCCATGTTGATCGTCCTGTTGCTCGTGACCTACGTGCCGTGGCTGGCTCTTGCGTTGGTCTGA
- a CDS encoding DUF4340 domain-containing protein, which produces MRYRSTLLMAVILAGLAAYLYLVEFPAQQQEQEQETQAKQLLPFAESAITGVAMTTAQGLVQLSKADAGEWVITAPLKTDADSREVQALLRALATGAVSRTVADRSAPLAPFGLEQPITTVTVTAGSQQETLALGDSGPLSNTLYVLRGSDGKVLLTDLAPKDFINKSLMTFRRKEILRFAQHEIDRLRLTYPSTEIVLYNMAGGKPKPSWKIRYPIEAEADQVEVRSLLFRLEDLKALGIIDPGPERDAVAKALTAPKVKITIHTAAGDQTVRLYQPDPQSGEAIAETIPEAPLYRVNPTFIKSFTKDLFDLQDKRLLGVDVEDVAMLSVKTRDRSYVLINQQGEWVLEDQPDRKLRQEIADLFVSRVANLPAEERVLKQATALAPYGLLEPKAEFVATGKDGKIAGKLALGNLSGNLLYATGHRLQGLFQVRPDILTQIPSKAELLGDSQEPAPR; this is translated from the coding sequence ATGCGGTACCGGTCCACACTGCTGATGGCGGTCATTTTGGCCGGATTGGCCGCCTATCTCTACCTTGTGGAATTTCCCGCTCAGCAACAGGAGCAGGAACAGGAGACTCAAGCGAAACAACTGTTGCCGTTTGCCGAGTCGGCCATCACCGGGGTGGCGATGACGACGGCGCAAGGGCTCGTTCAACTCTCGAAAGCCGACGCCGGCGAGTGGGTCATCACGGCGCCGTTGAAAACCGACGCCGACTCGCGCGAGGTCCAAGCCCTGCTCCGCGCGCTCGCGACCGGCGCCGTCAGCCGAACGGTCGCCGACCGGTCCGCCCCTCTTGCTCCATTTGGATTGGAACAGCCCATCACGACCGTGACCGTGACAGCGGGCTCACAACAGGAAACCTTGGCGCTGGGCGACAGCGGCCCGCTGTCCAACACCCTGTACGTCTTGCGCGGGTCGGATGGAAAGGTGCTGTTAACCGACCTAGCCCCGAAGGATTTCATCAACAAATCGCTCATGACGTTTCGCCGGAAAGAGATTCTCCGCTTCGCGCAACACGAGATCGACCGCCTGCGCCTGACCTATCCTTCCACGGAAATCGTCCTGTACAACATGGCCGGAGGCAAACCCAAGCCGTCTTGGAAAATCCGCTATCCCATCGAGGCGGAAGCCGATCAAGTCGAGGTTCGTTCGCTGCTCTTCCGGCTGGAAGATCTCAAGGCGCTCGGCATCATCGACCCCGGTCCCGAGAGAGACGCCGTCGCCAAAGCCCTGACGGCTCCGAAAGTGAAGATCACGATCCACACGGCGGCGGGGGATCAAACCGTACGTCTCTATCAACCGGACCCGCAGAGCGGCGAAGCGATCGCGGAAACCATCCCGGAGGCCCCCCTCTACCGCGTCAATCCGACGTTCATCAAAAGCTTTACCAAGGACCTCTTCGATCTTCAGGACAAACGGTTGCTGGGCGTCGACGTCGAAGACGTCGCGATGCTCTCGGTCAAGACCAGGGATCGGTCCTACGTGTTGATCAATCAACAAGGCGAATGGGTCCTGGAAGATCAACCGGACCGCAAACTCCGGCAGGAAATCGCCGACTTGTTTGTCAGCCGAGTGGCCAACCTGCCGGCCGAGGAACGGGTTCTCAAACAAGCGACGGCGCTCGCTCCCTACGGGCTGTTGGAGCCCAAGGCTGAATTCGTCGCCACCGGCAAAGACGGAAAAATTGCCGGCAAACTGGCTCTGGGCAACCTGTCGGGCAATCTTCTGTACGCCACGGGCCACCGTTTGCAGGGCCTGTTTCAAGTCCGTCCGGACATCCTGACGCAAATTCCCTCCAAAGCCGAACTGCTCGGCGACTCACAAGAGCCTGCGCCCCGTTGA
- a CDS encoding GldG family protein: MSWKSLPLGLIGLILAVGGAVAYSLRPDWLWPVTVAELLALSCLLMFFSLHFETVKALSGRRSTKMGLHSALTILLLAAILAIVNFLASRHSVRWDLSENQSFTLAPQTYRALRALQQDVKITVFTRENDPGYQAYKDRLESYRQASTKLTVEFVDPEKQPKLAQDYGVFRSDTAIFESGGRTIRVTSPSEVELTGALLRISKDAKKRIVFVEGHGERNVEDRERNGLSIAKEALTKQGYEVGTVSLLQETSVPQDTTVLVLAGPRRLVTREEQDRIREYVEQGGRLLVLADPDTQTGLDPLLARWGLGLGPGVLVDLQDRLAAGDLTALLVRTFTEHEITQDLTSAVLFPLSQHVTFDEQAGKSWDAVPLARTSANSWAETNMQGRVVSLNEKEDVRGPLPLAMALSPKTEPKEGEPRPAVVVIGNSAFATNAFFNFPGNSDFFLHTVGWLAEERDLLSIAPKEPALRPFVPNPLQERALLYVQVVFLPLAALVTGVMVWRKRRRL, from the coding sequence ATGAGCTGGAAATCGCTTCCTCTCGGACTGATCGGATTGATCCTGGCCGTCGGCGGCGCCGTCGCCTACAGCCTGCGACCGGACTGGCTCTGGCCCGTCACCGTCGCCGAACTGCTCGCGCTGAGCTGCCTGCTGATGTTTTTCTCGCTGCATTTCGAGACGGTGAAAGCCCTGTCCGGCCGTCGCTCGACCAAGATGGGCCTGCACAGCGCGCTGACCATTCTGCTGCTCGCGGCCATTCTGGCCATCGTGAATTTCCTGGCGTCCCGCCATTCCGTTCGCTGGGATCTGTCCGAGAACCAAAGCTTCACGCTGGCTCCCCAGACCTATCGCGCACTCCGCGCGCTGCAACAGGACGTCAAGATCACGGTGTTCACCAGGGAAAACGATCCGGGGTACCAGGCCTATAAAGACCGGCTGGAGAGTTATCGACAGGCGTCCACCAAACTCACGGTGGAATTCGTCGATCCCGAAAAACAACCGAAGCTCGCGCAGGACTATGGAGTGTTTCGGAGCGACACCGCGATTTTCGAGAGCGGCGGACGGACCATCCGGGTGACCTCGCCCTCGGAAGTCGAACTGACCGGAGCGTTGCTGCGCATTTCCAAAGACGCCAAAAAACGCATCGTCTTCGTCGAGGGGCACGGCGAACGCAACGTGGAGGATCGGGAACGCAATGGCCTATCGATCGCCAAAGAAGCCTTGACCAAACAGGGCTATGAGGTCGGAACCGTTTCGCTTCTTCAGGAAACCTCGGTTCCCCAGGACACCACGGTGCTCGTGCTGGCCGGACCACGCCGCCTGGTCACTCGAGAAGAACAGGACCGGATCCGCGAGTACGTCGAACAAGGCGGCCGGTTGCTCGTGCTGGCCGATCCCGACACGCAAACCGGGCTCGATCCTCTGCTGGCGCGCTGGGGGCTCGGTCTGGGCCCCGGCGTGCTCGTCGATCTCCAGGACCGGCTCGCCGCGGGCGACCTGACGGCGCTCTTGGTCCGCACGTTTACCGAGCACGAGATCACCCAGGATCTGACCTCGGCGGTGTTGTTTCCCTTGTCGCAGCACGTCACCTTTGACGAGCAGGCGGGGAAAAGTTGGGATGCCGTTCCGCTCGCCCGCACGTCGGCCAACAGTTGGGCCGAAACCAACATGCAGGGCCGCGTCGTGAGCTTGAACGAAAAGGAGGACGTGAGGGGCCCCCTCCCCCTGGCCATGGCGCTGTCGCCAAAAACGGAACCGAAAGAAGGTGAGCCGCGACCGGCCGTCGTCGTGATCGGCAACTCGGCCTTCGCCACCAACGCCTTTTTCAACTTTCCCGGCAACAGCGACTTCTTTCTCCACACCGTGGGCTGGCTCGCCGAAGAGCGGGACTTGCTGTCGATCGCGCCGAAAGAGCCGGCGTTGCGGCCGTTCGTGCCCAATCCGTTGCAGGAGCGGGCGCTGCTTTACGTGCAAGTGGTCTTTCTCCCGCTCGCGGCGCTGGTCACCGGCGTCATGGTCTGGAGAAAGCGCAGACGCCTGTAA
- a CDS encoding ABC transporter permease — translation MTPVQAVIAKELRGYFVSPIVYVVGSVFLFIFGFLAYIYVKFTGAQAIQLMQLQGGMAQINLNDLVFRNLFASMRFVLLIVLPILTMRLFAEERKLRTFEFLLTSPIGIHEIVAGKFMSVLLIYLGLLGLTGLVPTVLMLFSDFDWNPVLTGYLGMALLGALFLSVGLFASALTENQIVAAFVGFGTLLTFWLISGLGALLGDTTAGRVVSYLSFMEHYDRLVRGLIDTADLVYFGSGLALMLFLTYRVVESARWK, via the coding sequence ATGACGCCCGTGCAAGCCGTCATCGCCAAGGAACTGCGCGGCTATTTCGTCTCGCCGATCGTGTACGTGGTCGGCTCGGTGTTTTTGTTCATCTTCGGATTTCTTGCGTACATTTACGTCAAGTTCACCGGCGCGCAGGCCATTCAGTTGATGCAGTTGCAGGGCGGCATGGCCCAGATCAACCTGAACGATCTGGTCTTTCGCAATCTCTTCGCCAGCATGCGGTTCGTCCTCTTGATCGTCCTTCCCATTCTGACCATGAGATTGTTCGCGGAAGAACGGAAGCTTCGCACATTCGAGTTTCTGCTGACCTCGCCCATCGGCATCCATGAAATCGTGGCGGGCAAATTCATGAGCGTGTTGCTGATCTACTTGGGCCTGTTGGGGCTCACCGGTCTGGTCCCGACCGTCCTGATGCTGTTCAGCGACTTCGACTGGAATCCGGTGCTCACCGGCTATCTGGGCATGGCCCTGCTGGGCGCCCTGTTTTTATCCGTCGGGCTCTTCGCGTCGGCGCTGACCGAAAACCAGATCGTCGCCGCCTTCGTCGGGTTCGGCACCCTGTTGACCTTCTGGCTCATTTCGGGATTGGGCGCCCTGCTCGGCGACACGACGGCAGGCCGTGTCGTCTCTTACCTGTCCTTCATGGAGCACTACGATCGCCTCGTCCGGGGGCTGATCGACACGGCCGATCTCGTGTACTTCGGGAGCGGGCTGGCGCTCATGCTGTTTCTGACTTATCGGGTCGTGGAATCCGCGCGCTGGAAATGA
- a CDS encoding ABC transporter ATP-binding protein, which translates to MIDVQNITKRYGHHTAIDRVTFSVAKGEVLAFLGPNGAGKTTTMRILTCFMPPTEGTARVAGFDCLNEPMEVKRRIGYLPETPPVYQELTVTEYLTFVGRLRGLTGQTLTSALDRSVERLQLGSVRHRLIANLSRGYRQRVGLAQALLHDPPVLILDEPTVGLDPKQIIEIRELIKSLVGSHSVILSTHILPEATAVCQRVVIINGGRIVAEDTPEQLSARLRQSEKISVIIKTPPADCEELLRAMPGVLNVFPGQGAGNFLVECALGQDLRDELARFIVSRGWGLLELRTVSMTLEDVFLRLTRHEEGLSQPPEPAAVVAADPGPSARETAP; encoded by the coding sequence ATGATCGACGTTCAGAACATTACGAAACGGTACGGGCATCATACGGCCATCGACCGCGTCACGTTTTCAGTTGCCAAGGGCGAAGTTCTGGCGTTCTTGGGCCCCAACGGGGCCGGCAAAACGACCACGATGAGGATCCTGACCTGTTTCATGCCTCCGACGGAGGGAACCGCGCGAGTCGCGGGGTTTGATTGCCTCAACGAGCCGATGGAAGTGAAACGCCGCATCGGCTATCTGCCGGAAACCCCTCCGGTGTATCAAGAGCTGACGGTGACGGAATATCTGACCTTCGTCGGGCGACTGCGAGGCTTGACGGGACAAACCTTGACCTCGGCGCTCGACCGCTCCGTCGAGCGGCTTCAGTTGGGGTCGGTCCGCCACCGGTTGATCGCCAACTTATCCCGCGGCTATCGGCAACGGGTGGGACTGGCCCAAGCCCTCTTGCACGACCCGCCGGTGCTGATCCTGGACGAGCCGACCGTCGGGCTCGACCCGAAGCAAATCATCGAAATCCGGGAATTGATCAAGAGCCTGGTGGGGTCCCATTCCGTGATTTTGAGCACCCATATCCTGCCGGAGGCCACCGCGGTCTGCCAACGGGTCGTCATCATCAACGGGGGACGCATCGTCGCGGAAGACACGCCCGAGCAATTGTCGGCAAGATTACGGCAATCGGAAAAGATCTCGGTGATCATCAAGACTCCTCCGGCGGATTGCGAGGAGCTCCTGCGCGCGATGCCGGGGGTCTTGAACGTGTTTCCGGGCCAAGGGGCCGGGAATTTCCTCGTCGAGTGCGCGCTCGGACAGGATCTGCGCGACGAACTCGCCCGTTTCATCGTGTCCCGAGGGTGGGGGCTGCTGGAGCTGAGAACCGTCTCGATGACGCTCGAAGACGTCTTCCTCCGCCTCACCCGCCATGAGGAAGGCCTGTCGCAGCCGCCCGAACCGGCGGCCGTCGTCGCAGCCGATCCGGGACCATCCGCGCGGGAGACCGCCCCATGA